A single Paenibacillus sp. FSL R5-0517 DNA region contains:
- a CDS encoding oleate hydratase, translating into MIVKKEHGNKRVYFVGGGIASLAGAAYLVRDCGFPGEHIHIIEEMPILGGSNDGAGNPDQGYIIRGGRMLNDEAYENLWELLASIPSIDRPGISVRQEITEFDDANPTHSNARLINRDGKVEDVLSMGFDMADRLAMGKLIITPEDTLGKLRINDWFGPHFFQTNFWYMWATTFAFQPWHSAVEFKRYMLRFFHEFPRIQTLEGVTRTPFNQYDSIILPLYNYLEPFSIDFTLKCTVTDLDFKEGDGITVSRMHVLKGGKEEVIDIHEGDLVIVTNGSMTEGADLGSMTSAPKLNGKGSSWKLWENIAAKKPMLGNPSSFNDYVHESKWESFTVTFQDSVFFDLMEKFTRNRAGTGALVTFKDSSWFMSVVLAFQPHFRGQPEHVKVFWGYGLYPDNVGDYVKKRMSDCTGEEIMQELIGHLHFQEHQEAIMATANCIPCMMPYITAQFMPRLNSDRPKVVPEGSTNLAFISQFCEIPDDVVFTEEYSVRAARIAVYTLLGENRPIEPINQYQYDVRTLFSSFVTSFR; encoded by the coding sequence ATGATCGTGAAGAAAGAACACGGTAATAAACGGGTCTATTTTGTAGGCGGCGGTATTGCATCATTGGCGGGTGCAGCTTATCTAGTCAGAGATTGTGGCTTTCCAGGAGAACACATTCACATTATCGAAGAAATGCCGATTCTCGGTGGTAGCAATGATGGGGCTGGTAATCCCGATCAAGGATATATCATCCGCGGCGGTCGAATGCTCAATGACGAGGCTTATGAAAATCTATGGGAGTTGTTGGCGTCCATCCCTTCCATCGACCGTCCGGGCATATCTGTCCGACAGGAAATTACCGAATTTGACGATGCCAATCCCACACATTCTAATGCACGGCTCATCAACCGTGACGGCAAGGTCGAGGATGTGCTCTCCATGGGTTTTGATATGGCGGATCGTCTGGCGATGGGCAAGCTGATTATTACTCCTGAAGACACGCTGGGTAAACTGCGAATCAACGACTGGTTTGGCCCTCACTTTTTCCAAACGAACTTCTGGTATATGTGGGCGACCACCTTTGCCTTCCAACCTTGGCATAGCGCCGTGGAATTCAAGAGATACATGCTTCGCTTTTTTCACGAATTCCCAAGAATTCAGACGCTGGAAGGTGTCACTCGGACACCCTTCAACCAGTATGACTCGATCATCCTGCCACTGTATAACTATCTGGAACCGTTTAGCATAGATTTCACGCTGAAATGTACTGTCACCGATCTGGACTTCAAAGAGGGCGACGGCATTACGGTAAGTCGGATGCATGTGCTCAAGGGAGGTAAAGAGGAGGTCATTGACATCCACGAAGGCGATCTGGTCATTGTCACCAATGGCTCGATGACCGAAGGGGCCGACCTCGGCTCCATGACTTCTGCACCGAAACTGAACGGCAAGGGCAGCTCATGGAAGCTGTGGGAGAACATTGCCGCCAAGAAACCGATGCTGGGTAATCCCTCTTCATTTAATGATTATGTGCATGAGTCCAAATGGGAGTCGTTTACGGTCACCTTCCAGGATTCGGTCTTCTTTGATCTGATGGAGAAATTCACACGCAACCGGGCAGGTACCGGCGCTCTGGTTACTTTCAAGGATTCCAGTTGGTTCATGTCTGTCGTTCTGGCCTTCCAACCACATTTCCGTGGTCAGCCGGAGCATGTCAAGGTGTTCTGGGGATACGGATTATACCCGGATAATGTTGGCGACTACGTGAAGAAAAGAATGAGTGATTGTACCGGGGAAGAAATTATGCAGGAGTTGATCGGCCATCTTCATTTTCAGGAACATCAAGAGGCGATCATGGCTACCGCCAACTGCATTCCATGCATGATGCCTTACATCACTGCCCAATTTATGCCTAGACTGAACAGCGACAGACCAAAAGTTGTGCCTGAGGGCTCCACTAACCTGGCCTTTATTAGCCAATTCTGCGAGATTCCCGATGATGTGGTATTCACGGAAGAATATTCGGTCCGGGCAGCACGGATCGCCGTCTACACTCTTCTCGGAGAGAACCGTCCAATTGAGCCAATTAACCAGTACCAGTATGATGTTCGGACGCTGTTCAGCAGTTTTGTGACTTCGTTTAGATAA
- the nagA gene encoding N-acetylglucosamine-6-phosphate deacetylase, whose protein sequence is MTGANNHEPGSQREQNISLLRGKLLLSNEILEDGVLAWRDGKILYAGVPEGLPEQIRREALQLSVPDHGLIVPGFIDIHVHGGNGEDFMDASPEVLDKITSFHSTQGTTAMLATSMTAPKERLDSVLAEVARYRSGEMPYAQLEGVHLEGPFFSPKWPGAQNPEHIILPDVSWLETWEKQYPGLIRQVTLAPEREGALEVISWLREQRITAALGHTDATYEEVERAVEAGLHHAVHTFNAMTPLHHRLPGAAGAVLSDPRISAEVIADGIHVHPAAISILAQLKQHNDQLVLITDAMSAAGLDDGEYKIGDLPVIVKHGEARLKDGGALAGSTLTMIRGFRYLVQEVGLSLNAASRAASLTPARLLGIDHRTGSLAQGKQADIVLLNAELDIEGVWVKGRRVGE, encoded by the coding sequence ATGACCGGAGCGAATAATCATGAACCTGGGAGCCAGCGTGAACAAAATATTTCTCTTCTTCGGGGCAAGCTGCTCCTTTCCAATGAGATATTGGAAGACGGTGTATTAGCCTGGAGGGATGGAAAAATCCTTTATGCTGGGGTACCGGAAGGTCTGCCTGAACAGATTCGGCGAGAAGCTTTGCAGCTGTCTGTACCGGACCATGGCCTCATTGTGCCTGGATTCATTGATATCCATGTGCATGGTGGGAACGGAGAAGACTTTATGGATGCAAGCCCGGAGGTGTTGGACAAGATCACTTCTTTTCATAGTACGCAGGGAACAACAGCGATGCTTGCGACTTCCATGACCGCTCCGAAAGAGCGACTGGACAGCGTACTTGCTGAAGTAGCTCGTTATCGTTCCGGTGAGATGCCGTATGCACAGCTTGAGGGTGTGCACCTGGAAGGTCCGTTTTTCAGTCCGAAATGGCCTGGTGCGCAAAATCCCGAACATATCATTCTACCTGATGTATCCTGGCTTGAAACATGGGAGAAGCAATATCCCGGCCTAATCCGTCAAGTTACGTTGGCACCGGAACGTGAAGGCGCACTGGAAGTCATCTCGTGGCTGCGTGAACAGCGGATTACAGCGGCACTCGGCCACACCGATGCGACCTATGAAGAGGTGGAGCGAGCAGTTGAAGCCGGACTTCATCATGCGGTGCATACGTTTAATGCGATGACACCGCTGCATCACCGGCTACCGGGAGCTGCCGGAGCGGTGCTAAGTGATCCGCGTATCAGTGCTGAGGTGATTGCCGATGGTATTCACGTGCACCCTGCGGCGATTTCCATCCTCGCTCAATTGAAGCAACATAATGATCAACTCGTGTTGATCACAGATGCCATGTCTGCTGCGGGATTGGATGACGGGGAATACAAGATCGGCGACTTGCCCGTCATCGTGAAGCACGGTGAGGCCAGACTGAAGGACGGCGGCGCACTGGCCGGAAGCACACTGACGATGATTCGCGGTTTCCGTTACCTGGTACAGGAAGTTGGCTTGAGTCTGAACGCTGCATCACGTGCAGCAAGTCTGACCCCCGCACGCCTGCTGGGCATTGATCACCGGACAGGTTCCCTGGCTCAGGGAAAACAGGCAGATATCGTTTTGCTGAATGCGGAGCTGGATATTGAGGGTGTGTGGGTGAAGGGCAGACGGGTCGGCGAGTAA
- the nagB gene encoding glucosamine-6-phosphate deaminase, whose protein sequence is MNIRIFENEEDLNATGAGVIASLLQTKPRAVLGLATGSSPVGIYKQLITLYQKGLVSFSQASSFNLDEYVGLPTEHRESYRSFMNEQLFHHIDMDLARTHVPDGQAADLEQECKSYEQRLDDRGPVDLQLLGIGHNGHIGFNEPGTELTGRTHVVDLKEETRKANARFFDSIDEVPAQAITMGVGTILKAKQILLIARGEEKAEIIREAFMGPITTACPASLLQCHPNVVVLLDRAAGRLVR, encoded by the coding sequence ATGAATATACGTATTTTTGAAAATGAAGAAGATTTGAATGCCACAGGTGCAGGAGTCATCGCAAGTTTATTGCAGACCAAACCACGTGCAGTCCTCGGACTTGCAACGGGAAGTTCGCCTGTAGGCATATATAAACAGCTTATCACGTTGTACCAGAAGGGACTGGTCAGCTTCTCGCAGGCTTCTTCATTCAATCTGGATGAGTATGTAGGACTTCCAACAGAGCATCGCGAAAGTTACCGCAGTTTCATGAACGAACAATTATTTCATCATATCGATATGGATCTTGCGAGAACGCATGTACCTGATGGTCAGGCTGCCGATCTGGAACAGGAATGTAAGTCTTATGAACAGCGCTTGGATGATCGTGGACCCGTGGATCTGCAACTACTGGGCATTGGACATAATGGTCACATTGGCTTCAATGAACCGGGAACTGAACTTACAGGACGAACACATGTTGTGGATCTGAAAGAAGAGACACGTAAGGCAAATGCACGTTTCTTCGACAGCATCGATGAGGTTCCGGCTCAGGCGATTACGATGGGTGTTGGTACCATTTTGAAAGCCAAACAGATTCTGCTCATTGCCCGTGGGGAGGAAAAAGCCGAGATTATTCGCGAAGCGTTCATGGGCCCAATTACAACGGCCTGTCCTGCATCGCTATTGCAATGTCATCCAAATGTGGTGGTATTGCTGGACCGTGCGGCAGGGAGGCTGGTGAGATGA
- a CDS encoding MurR/RpiR family transcriptional regulator: MAAILRALQQELNNLPSQERRIAEVIMQSPSDIPGWTISHLAEQSGTSAATVTRFCKSFHFKGFPDFKMKLAAELSHASDETAYQDIVAGNSLSKIVEAIEANHLASIADTTRLLDLGRLEQAVQLLCQARRIDLYGVATSSIVTQDFYQKLVRIGKSCTAFSDSHMQITSASSLAEGDVAMAVSYSGETPETIDALHCAKQAGASTISLTSYGSNTLATVSDIPLFTSSLEEGMRRGDMASRIALLHVVDILFTGMVSADFDRFIPRLEQSYHNVQSYRVQHNGGA; this comes from the coding sequence ATGGCAGCCATATTACGTGCGTTGCAGCAAGAACTGAATAACCTTCCGTCTCAGGAGCGACGTATTGCCGAAGTCATTATGCAATCTCCGTCGGACATTCCCGGCTGGACGATTAGTCATCTGGCAGAGCAGAGTGGCACAAGTGCGGCGACGGTGACCCGCTTTTGCAAGTCGTTTCATTTCAAAGGTTTTCCCGATTTCAAAATGAAGCTCGCCGCAGAATTGTCCCACGCTTCTGATGAAACGGCGTATCAGGACATTGTAGCGGGCAATTCACTATCCAAAATTGTTGAAGCGATCGAAGCCAATCACCTCGCGTCTATTGCTGATACTACCCGTTTGCTGGATCTGGGCAGATTGGAGCAGGCGGTGCAATTATTGTGCCAGGCTCGCCGTATTGATCTGTACGGTGTGGCGACCTCGTCGATTGTGACACAGGATTTCTATCAGAAGTTGGTGAGGATTGGCAAAAGTTGTACTGCTTTCTCCGACTCCCACATGCAGATCACATCCGCATCTTCGCTCGCTGAGGGGGATGTCGCAATGGCCGTATCCTATTCAGGCGAAACACCCGAAACCATTGATGCCCTGCATTGTGCCAAACAAGCCGGAGCTTCTACGATTTCACTGACTTCCTATGGAAGTAATACACTCGCAACGGTATCTGATATCCCACTGTTCACCTCTTCTCTGGAAGAGGGCATGAGGCGTGGAGATATGGCTTCACGTATTGCACTGCTGCATGTGGTCGATATTTTGTTCACAGGCATGGTAAGTGCCGACTTCGACCGTTTTATACCCAGATTGGAACAATCCTATCACAACGTGCAGTCCTATCGCGTACAACACAACGGAGGTGCTTAA
- a CDS encoding DUF4303 domain-containing protein — protein sequence MERFLSEFEKQFRAGFLPDLEQTLAKVQHEKVYACAFGTDSDWVTLFMAVNTEESLATHISRMKEQGLCDSEEDEIYYRWGCSEYQYGEDTHFNHISRLLYATEEVREYKNEIIRIIAKVVNETADDVFARYGQTKADITFFVSLTDDDLAEEIENQSVHQMTVPGLVSTFLKRYDDMN from the coding sequence ATGGAACGTTTCTTAAGTGAATTTGAAAAACAATTTAGAGCGGGGTTTCTACCCGATCTGGAACAGACGCTGGCTAAGGTGCAGCATGAGAAAGTATATGCTTGTGCATTTGGAACGGACAGTGATTGGGTAACGCTGTTTATGGCGGTGAATACCGAGGAATCCCTGGCAACGCACATTTCGAGAATGAAAGAGCAAGGCCTATGCGACAGTGAGGAGGACGAGATCTATTACAGATGGGGCTGCTCCGAATATCAGTATGGCGAGGATACGCACTTTAACCACATCAGCCGATTGTTGTATGCAACAGAAGAGGTTCGGGAGTATAAGAATGAGATCATTCGAATCATCGCTAAAGTCGTGAATGAGACAGCCGATGACGTTTTTGCTCGATATGGACAAACTAAAGCAGACATTACGTTCTTCGTTTCCCTCACAGATGACGATCTGGCGGAGGAGATTGAGAATCAATCGGTTCATCAAATGACGGTACCCGGCTTAGTCAGCACGTTCCTAAAGCGATATGATGACATGAATTAG
- a CDS encoding recombinase family protein, translated as MRYEDAAIYVRVSTTKESQKFSPEHQRMDCEEKARQLSLKVREEYIYVDRDSGTSIVGRPSIQTLIEDAGKGYFKTILFSSLSRFSRDTYDSLGLKRTLVDKLGLRVVSLDENYDSQVDHDEFKFQIFSAVNQKLSEQISISSRRGIRQSGMKGNYLGTIAPLGYDKIKVDDRKTIIPNERARIVQLIFDMYVNQKMGEKAITKYLNKEKIPSYRGGKWGVTSVERILTNEIYTGKNIFNKFTVVKVYNDINNISDKTRKLVKRDKELWEESGKQTHEAIVSEELFRKAQEIRLERGGGKRGGVRNKVNVFAGIIKCKHCGSSLNIVTSNGKKNSYRYLVCSKRRRQGETGCDNHNRIPYDDFKYALIERLSEKLRSKTKSGKTITFTKKAREDTGKLVAKYEKQIQNARKLLFEIRKQKLNDEIDDEQYEFEKEQYEHEIKQKQEQLSKMKSELERALNDSEQFKEINISLDELSDLGQFTEVDQVNLILKKLVSNITVDKANNVEIHSVLGRL; from the coding sequence ATGAGATATGAGGATGCAGCAATATATGTTAGGGTATCCACAACAAAGGAGTCACAAAAGTTCAGTCCAGAACACCAACGGATGGATTGTGAAGAAAAAGCCAGACAGCTAAGTTTAAAGGTTCGTGAAGAGTACATATATGTAGACAGGGATAGTGGTACATCCATTGTTGGAAGACCATCTATTCAGACGCTAATTGAGGATGCAGGTAAGGGTTACTTTAAAACCATCCTCTTTTCTTCTTTATCTAGATTCTCTCGTGATACGTATGACTCGTTAGGTTTGAAGAGAACTCTTGTGGATAAACTTGGTTTAAGGGTTGTATCCTTGGACGAGAACTATGATTCACAAGTTGATCATGACGAGTTTAAATTTCAAATATTCTCCGCAGTTAACCAAAAGTTGAGTGAGCAAATTAGCATATCATCACGAAGAGGTATACGTCAGTCGGGAATGAAAGGAAATTATTTAGGTACTATTGCACCATTGGGCTATGACAAAATAAAGGTCGATGATAGGAAAACCATTATACCTAATGAACGTGCCAGGATCGTTCAACTCATTTTTGATATGTATGTCAATCAAAAGATGGGTGAGAAAGCTATAACAAAGTATCTGAATAAAGAGAAAATTCCCTCTTACAGAGGAGGGAAATGGGGAGTAACGTCTGTAGAGCGTATACTAACGAATGAGATATATACAGGTAAAAACATATTTAATAAATTTACAGTTGTAAAGGTTTATAACGATATCAACAATATCTCTGATAAAACTAGAAAGTTGGTTAAGCGTGACAAGGAGCTATGGGAAGAAAGCGGTAAGCAGACTCATGAAGCAATTGTTAGTGAGGAGCTATTTAGAAAGGCACAGGAGATACGGTTAGAGCGTGGCGGTGGAAAGCGTGGAGGGGTAAGAAACAAGGTTAATGTATTTGCTGGCATAATCAAGTGTAAGCATTGTGGATCATCCTTGAACATTGTGACCTCCAACGGCAAGAAGAACAGCTATCGTTACTTAGTTTGTTCTAAGAGAAGAAGACAGGGCGAAACTGGATGCGACAATCACAATAGGATTCCATACGATGATTTCAAATATGCTTTAATTGAAAGATTGAGCGAGAAACTGAGAAGTAAAACAAAGTCGGGTAAGACTATAACCTTCACTAAAAAAGCGAGAGAAGATACCGGAAAGCTAGTTGCTAAATATGAGAAGCAGATACAGAATGCACGTAAATTGCTTTTTGAGATCCGAAAGCAAAAGTTAAATGATGAGATTGATGATGAGCAATATGAGTTTGAGAAGGAACAGTATGAACATGAGATTAAACAGAAACAAGAACAGTTGTCCAAAATGAAATCTGAATTAGAACGAGCTTTGAATGACAGTGAACAGTTTAAGGAAATAAACATCTCACTTGATGAATTATCAGATCTAGGACAATTTACTGAAGTAGACCAAGTAAACCTGATCCTGAAAAAATTAGTTTCAAACATTACAGTTGATAAAGCAAACAATGTTGAGATTCATTCCGTATTGGGTAGGCTATAG
- a CDS encoding amidase domain-containing protein: MKKIMSNVIVGALVLSMNIPAAQAQSNPPEIDTQDIILPDHNFDDSYVEPSSPLQIELNTQDRAISLSAVTTSYSLAKELLKNYYENIDLGTKQLDNKSTVRTELLDSELSDYLEKKMKTKQFVVDAANAQKENYVLKFNLLSSEVTEEGILLTIGTEASFNYVGMEVESGFGEVSKMLFRNTDAGLTISDWYMPYDYYDEYVRGEGDHISNLVNINSKLDSSYTAKRQEELNDKITDYFSVDREAPVQINSLENDGSSNQVITPFATLSSLNKTAIANYAKNNKAKDQPASGGSNVSYYDFSQITGNWDCTNFVSHALLAGGAITYDTNGTGIASTGWYYRSLSNRASSWSGVPNLYNFLVNNTTKGPAGTGTTYSTFKYNASAGYPYQIGDVLQFYLSGSYNNWRHSTIITEYYETNTMSVLGALVTGRSGKNSYNNNQKAEEIYPGDSKRVIKLTGYYK, translated from the coding sequence TTGAAAAAAATAATGAGCAATGTGATTGTAGGTGCACTTGTACTTTCCATGAATATTCCAGCTGCTCAGGCTCAAAGTAACCCACCTGAGATTGATACTCAAGATATTATTCTACCAGACCATAATTTTGATGATTCGTATGTTGAACCCAGTAGTCCATTACAAATTGAATTGAACACTCAGGATAGAGCGATTAGCTTATCTGCCGTGACAACTAGTTATTCCCTTGCAAAAGAATTGTTGAAGAATTACTATGAAAATATCGATCTCGGAACAAAGCAATTAGATAACAAATCAACTGTCAGAACAGAATTGCTTGATTCCGAACTGTCTGATTACTTGGAAAAGAAAATGAAAACAAAACAATTTGTGGTAGATGCCGCAAATGCACAAAAAGAAAATTACGTCTTGAAATTCAATTTACTGTCCTCTGAAGTTACCGAAGAAGGCATCCTCTTGACAATAGGTACTGAGGCCTCATTCAATTACGTGGGAATGGAAGTGGAGTCTGGATTTGGCGAAGTGTCAAAAATGTTATTTCGCAATACAGATGCAGGGCTTACTATTTCAGATTGGTATATGCCATATGACTATTATGATGAATATGTTAGAGGTGAAGGGGATCATATAAGTAATCTCGTTAATATCAACTCTAAGCTGGATAGCTCTTATACCGCTAAAAGACAAGAGGAATTAAATGATAAAATCACCGATTATTTTTCTGTTGATCGTGAAGCTCCAGTACAAATCAATAGTTTAGAAAATGACGGATCATCTAATCAGGTTATTACGCCTTTTGCAACATTATCTTCATTAAATAAGACAGCGATAGCAAATTACGCGAAAAATAATAAAGCAAAAGATCAGCCTGCAAGTGGTGGTTCGAATGTTTCTTACTACGATTTCTCACAAATAACTGGGAATTGGGACTGTACAAACTTTGTATCTCATGCATTACTCGCTGGTGGTGCAATTACTTACGATACTAATGGAACAGGCATTGCCTCTACAGGCTGGTATTATAGAAGTTTGAGTAATCGAGCTTCATCCTGGTCAGGTGTACCAAACCTGTATAATTTTTTGGTGAATAACACAACGAAGGGTCCGGCTGGGACGGGTACTACATACTCAACGTTCAAATATAATGCTAGTGCAGGCTATCCATATCAAATTGGAGATGTATTGCAATTTTATTTGAGCGGATCTTACAATAATTGGCGGCATTCGACTATTATTACTGAATACTACGAAACTAATACGATGTCAGTTCTTGGAGCATTGGTTACAGGACGCTCTGGTAAAAATAGTTATAACAACAACCAAAAGGCGGAGGAAATTTATCCTGGTGATAGCAAAAGGGTTATAAAATTGACCGGTTATTACAAGTGA
- a CDS encoding helix-turn-helix transcriptional regulator has translation MKGIDHKSKFLLTHREREVFELLVQDKTTRDIAGQLFISEKTVRNHISNVMQFEIVYKIGRINGWNRVRVCCIFLQVDVT, from the coding sequence TTGAAGGGTATCGATCATAAAAGCAAATTTTTGTTAACCCACCGTGAACGCGAAGTATTCGAATTACTGGTTCAAGACAAAACAACGCGTGACATCGCAGGGCAGTTATTCATCAGCGAGAAAACGGTGCGTAACCATATTTCGAATGTGATGCAGTTTGAAATTGTTTATAAAATAGGCAGAATTAACGGGTGGAACAGAGTTCGTGTGTGTTGTATATTTTTGCAGGTTGACGTGACGTAA
- a CDS encoding YhcN/YlaJ family sporulation lipoprotein — protein MPAVKKATAITLSLSTAIFVMAGLTGCGTNRDTNNMHTQSVRQQASGINRYGVETNGMDGIRAKSYRMHNVTDLKSSEELAKRITEMKEVKSARVMLTDRNAYVAVRLADGHAGKLESKSNGRTSMLDGTMRNHASDTMRGGNMNHDMGGMRVNGGTGTMSPYSTSGIAPGLNTNSATDRSHMGNDRGIYGTMGTGAVGMMRGLTNSGKARGTNDGHYGMKSEGQRVDSTDDNTSAEIKGKISAKIKQFAPNIENVYVSANPEFVQHVENYATDIRNGKPVSGMIDTFQSMVERIFPTNGAGMNHRDGILDDGLMNRNHNGGVMNRMNR, from the coding sequence ATGCCAGCAGTCAAAAAGGCAACAGCTATTACGTTATCATTGTCTACTGCAATCTTTGTAATGGCCGGTTTGACAGGATGTGGCACGAATCGGGATACCAACAATATGCATACGCAAAGTGTCCGTCAGCAAGCGAGCGGCATTAACCGTTATGGTGTGGAAACGAATGGCATGGATGGCATTCGTGCGAAAAGTTATCGCATGCATAATGTCACTGACCTGAAATCCAGTGAAGAGTTGGCTAAACGCATTACGGAGATGAAGGAAGTGAAATCCGCCCGTGTCATGTTAACGGATCGTAATGCTTATGTTGCGGTGCGTTTGGCAGATGGTCATGCAGGCAAGTTGGAGAGCAAGTCCAACGGTCGTACAAGCATGCTGGATGGAACGATGCGTAATCATGCGAGTGATACCATGCGTGGTGGCAACATGAACCACGATATGGGAGGCATGCGTGTGAATGGCGGTACAGGCACAATGTCACCGTACAGCACAAGTGGAATTGCTCCAGGGCTGAACACGAATTCAGCAACGGATCGCAGCCATATGGGCAATGATCGTGGCATCTACGGCACGATGGGTACAGGAGCGGTTGGAATGATGCGTGGTCTCACAAACAGCGGCAAAGCACGTGGGACGAACGATGGTCATTATGGAATGAAAAGTGAAGGACAACGTGTAGATAGCACGGATGATAACACATCAGCTGAGATTAAAGGCAAGATTTCAGCCAAAATCAAGCAGTTTGCGCCGAACATCGAGAATGTATATGTATCAGCCAATCCGGAATTTGTGCAGCATGTCGAGAACTATGCCACAGATATTCGTAATGGTAAGCCCGTTAGTGGCATGATTGATACGTTCCAATCGATGGTGGAGCGTATCTTCCCAACCAACGGAGCAGGAATGAATCACCGCGATGGCATCCTTGACGATGGCCTGATGAACCGTAATCACAATGGTGGGGTCATGAATCGAATGAATCGGTAG
- a CDS encoding DUF4340 domain-containing protein → MRKWVPTILVVIVLIVGWVYAASQNYFREEEAVQAKLLGIQSEDIQSITIHDSTAETSGAAASSTLTLEHGVWQMVEPKAYPLNGYSVSSWLDALSGANQEMVVEEAPADLDKYGLGTDATRMDIQLKDHREIKLAIGGQLPADDARYVRVDEGPVVAVQTEAINNIALSRRDLLDTTPFNMDETNVGSLEWEGEAATWMLTSTSENGAAEQTWALNGKTIEATDAVSLIGKIKNLSTADDVRKASELKGTVPRFTLSVEQTVNGQQVRDVYRGLTLPSEPDQIWVVTPDGQWAYALETTSLTEAEKFPDTIKTSTEGK, encoded by the coding sequence ATGAGAAAATGGGTTCCAACGATTCTGGTGGTCATCGTACTCATTGTGGGTTGGGTGTACGCGGCTAGTCAAAATTATTTTCGGGAGGAAGAAGCGGTGCAAGCCAAGTTGCTCGGTATTCAATCCGAAGATATTCAATCCATCACAATACATGACTCCACCGCAGAAACATCCGGTGCAGCAGCATCTTCAACTTTGACGCTTGAACATGGCGTATGGCAGATGGTTGAGCCGAAAGCTTATCCTCTGAACGGTTATAGTGTTAGCAGTTGGTTAGATGCTCTGAGTGGCGCGAACCAGGAAATGGTGGTGGAAGAAGCGCCGGCAGATCTGGATAAGTACGGATTAGGAACAGATGCAACACGTATGGATATCCAACTCAAAGATCATCGGGAGATCAAACTGGCGATTGGTGGCCAGCTTCCAGCAGATGACGCACGATATGTGCGCGTAGATGAGGGTCCCGTAGTTGCCGTACAGACAGAGGCGATTAATAACATAGCCTTGTCACGTCGTGATCTGTTGGATACTACACCGTTCAACATGGATGAGACAAATGTGGGGTCTCTGGAGTGGGAAGGTGAAGCCGCTACCTGGATGTTAACATCGACATCGGAGAACGGTGCTGCAGAGCAGACCTGGGCATTGAATGGAAAAACGATTGAAGCCACGGACGCCGTATCCCTTATCGGTAAAATCAAAAACCTGTCAACAGCAGATGATGTGCGCAAAGCGTCTGAGCTGAAAGGTACTGTTCCACGATTCACCCTGTCTGTTGAGCAGACGGTCAATGGGCAACAAGTGAGAGATGTGTATCGGGGACTTACGTTGCCATCCGAACCGGATCAGATCTGGGTCGTTACGCCGGATGGTCAATGGGCATATGCCTTGGAGACGACGAGTCTAACGGAAGCCGAGAAATTCCCGGATACAATTAAGACATCAACCGAAGGAAAATGA